One Methylosarcina fibrata AML-C10 DNA segment encodes these proteins:
- a CDS encoding tyrosine-type recombinase/integrase, which translates to MPLLTVSPTTIRRNLSAPNCRLKVKHRAALTEPKDVAGLLRDIFSYQGTFVVQCAFRFSPLVFQRPGEIRQMEWKDVDLAAREWRYFVTKTEVLNIVPLSRQVIEILQAIRPLTESGRYVFPSSRGDDRHDKDRVQHLDGRRKMMQAWADYLDALKA; encoded by the coding sequence ATGCCATTGCTCACGGTTTCGCCGACTACGATCCGGCGCAACCTGTCGGCACCCAATTGCCGCCTCAAAGTAAAGCATCGGGCGGCCCTGACCGAGCCGAAAGATGTAGCCGGGCTGCTCCGGGACATCTTCAGCTACCAAGGAACCTTCGTTGTTCAATGCGCCTTCCGGTTTTCGCCCTTGGTTTTTCAACGTCCCGGAGAGATCCGGCAAATGGAATGGAAGGATGTCGACCTGGCCGCCAGAGAATGGCGCTATTTCGTCACCAAGACCGAAGTACTAAACATCGTTCCCTTGTCCAGGCAGGTCATTGAAATACTGCAAGCCATCAGGCCGCTGACCGAATCCGGTCGCTACGTATTTCCTTCCAGCCGCGGTGACGACCGGCACGATAAGGACCGTGTACAGCATTTGGATGGAAGGCGGAAAATGATGCAGGCCTGGGCCGATTATCTGGATGCGCTGAAAGCCTGA
- a CDS encoding tyrosine-type recombinase/integrase has product MASITKRTTNEGKPYYTVRVRLKGYPVQTATFDRLTDAREWAKRTETAIKEGRHFKTAEAKKHTFADLVNRYIKDVVPRYNERERKERAAKMQWWAEQIGPYMLADVNPALLVECRDTLSQSRSPATVVRYMAALSHAFTIAVNEWQWMQENPAQKVKKPKEPRGRVRFLNDGERQRLLDACKESKNEYLYLAVILAIGTGMRQGELMGLKWKDVDLKAGALILHETKNGDRRRVPLAGHGLELLREHAKVRRIDTDLLFPAKHGDRPINLRSAFEYALERAGIDNFHWHDLRHCTASYLAMNGASLAEIAEILGHKTLAMVKRYAHLSDGHVSNVVASMNAKIFGGV; this is encoded by the coding sequence ATGGCAAGCATCACCAAACGCACCACAAACGAGGGCAAACCTTACTATACCGTTCGTGTTCGCTTAAAGGGCTATCCAGTACAAACCGCCACATTCGACAGGTTGACGGATGCGCGGGAATGGGCCAAACGGACTGAAACCGCCATAAAGGAAGGCAGACACTTCAAAACCGCCGAAGCCAAAAAACACACCTTTGCCGATTTAGTGAATCGGTACATTAAAGATGTTGTGCCCCGATATAACGAGCGGGAACGCAAGGAGCGGGCAGCAAAAATGCAATGGTGGGCTGAACAGATTGGCCCCTATATGCTGGCCGATGTCAATCCCGCTTTATTGGTTGAATGCCGCGACACTCTAAGCCAATCCCGAAGCCCGGCCACCGTGGTTCGATACATGGCGGCGCTTTCCCATGCCTTTACTATTGCCGTGAATGAATGGCAATGGATGCAAGAAAACCCGGCACAGAAGGTTAAGAAACCCAAGGAGCCGCGCGGGCGGGTTCGATTCCTGAATGACGGGGAACGGCAGCGGTTGCTTGATGCCTGCAAGGAATCAAAAAACGAATACCTTTATCTGGCCGTGATTCTGGCAATCGGTACCGGCATGAGACAAGGTGAGTTGATGGGGCTGAAATGGAAGGATGTAGACTTGAAGGCCGGGGCACTGATTCTGCACGAAACCAAGAATGGCGACCGGCGGCGAGTTCCTTTAGCCGGGCATGGCCTGGAACTGCTACGGGAACACGCCAAAGTCCGACGCATTGATACTGATTTGCTTTTCCCCGCCAAGCATGGGGATAGGCCCATCAATTTAAGAAGTGCTTTCGAATACGCCTTAGAACGCGCTGGAATCGATAATTTCCACTGGCATGACCTACGCCATTGCACCGCGTCTTATCTAGCCATGAACGGCGCCAGTTTGGCCGAAATCGCGGAAATATTGGGACACAAAACCTTAGCTATGGTGAAGCGTTACGCTCACCTTTCAGACGGCCATGTAAGCAACGTGGTGGCCAGCATGAACGCTAAGATATTCGGAGGTGTTTGA